A single region of the Solwaraspora sp. WMMD791 genome encodes:
- a CDS encoding CPBP family intramembrane glutamic endopeptidase: MFRFLALTFGLSWGLWGAGLLAGGDMSDPLVAVLQVAGLCGPSVAAGVLALTGRRGAGQARPPAAPAGRRDAWRARFSAAPRWLPAALLFGGVPAVGAAAAAPLVGGPGIDLGRFAEAAATAGGWLPYLGFALLTGPLSEEFGWRGHLQPLLRRRLSAGRTTLVLGPIWAVWHVPLFFLAGTFQHSIGLFTIEGLGYLVVVVMLSAGLLYVTETLRGGVTAAVLGHLAVNVSIVLVPLVSFPVAISYLGLNAGMALIAAALTRAANSGSNASPTSGTRIASARNGSDLRSLATTRKKA, from the coding sequence ATGTTCCGTTTCCTGGCCCTCACGTTCGGACTAAGCTGGGGCCTCTGGGGTGCCGGCCTCCTCGCCGGTGGCGACATGTCCGACCCGCTCGTCGCGGTCCTCCAGGTGGCCGGCCTGTGCGGCCCGAGCGTGGCCGCCGGAGTGCTTGCGCTCACCGGCCGCCGCGGTGCCGGGCAGGCCCGGCCGCCGGCCGCGCCCGCCGGCCGTCGTGATGCGTGGCGGGCCCGGTTTTCCGCCGCGCCCCGCTGGCTGCCGGCCGCGCTGTTGTTCGGTGGCGTGCCGGCCGTCGGCGCCGCGGCAGCGGCGCCACTCGTCGGTGGGCCGGGAATCGATCTGGGTCGGTTCGCGGAAGCGGCAGCCACAGCCGGCGGCTGGTTGCCGTATCTCGGGTTCGCGCTCCTCACCGGCCCGCTGAGTGAGGAGTTCGGCTGGCGCGGACACCTTCAGCCGCTACTGCGCCGCAGGCTGTCGGCCGGGCGTACCACGCTCGTCCTCGGCCCGATCTGGGCTGTCTGGCACGTTCCGCTCTTCTTTCTCGCCGGCACCTTCCAGCACAGCATCGGGCTGTTCACGATCGAGGGGCTGGGCTACCTCGTGGTCGTGGTCATGCTGTCAGCCGGCCTGCTGTACGTCACCGAAACGCTGCGCGGCGGGGTCACGGCGGCCGTACTGGGCCATCTCGCCGTCAACGTGTCGATCGTACTGGTGCCGCTCGTGTCGTTCCCGGTGGCCATCAGCTACCTCGGCCTCAACGCCGGGATGGCGCTGATCGCCGCGGCCCTCACAAGAGCGGCGAACTCTGGCTCGAATGCGTCGCCCACCTCCGGCACCCGCATCGCATCGGCACGAAACGGCTCGGACCTTCGCTCACTTGCGACAACACGAAAGAAGGCCTGA
- a CDS encoding response regulator transcription factor, which produces MTGRLRVLVADDQALVRDGFCVILDAQPDMTVVGEAVDGAEAVCAARELRPDVVLMDVRMPVMSGIAATAEICADTEARVLMLTTFDIDEYVYDALHAGASGFLLKNMRRAELVSAVRTVAAGDALLAPSVTRRLIAGMIDRSAPVPAAAPSLAALTARETETLRLVAEGLSNLEVAARLHVSEHTVKTHVSNMLAKLHLRDRVQAVIAAYESGLVVPRRHPHSRE; this is translated from the coding sequence ATGACCGGCCGGCTGCGTGTCCTGGTCGCGGACGATCAAGCCCTCGTCCGCGACGGCTTCTGCGTGATCCTCGACGCGCAACCCGACATGACCGTCGTGGGCGAGGCCGTCGACGGCGCGGAGGCAGTCTGTGCTGCCCGGGAACTGCGCCCGGACGTGGTTCTGATGGACGTCCGGATGCCGGTCATGAGCGGGATCGCGGCCACCGCCGAGATCTGCGCCGACACCGAGGCCCGGGTGCTGATGCTGACCACCTTCGACATCGATGAGTACGTCTACGACGCGCTGCACGCCGGAGCCAGCGGCTTCCTGCTCAAGAACATGCGTCGCGCCGAGTTGGTCAGCGCCGTACGGACGGTGGCTGCGGGCGACGCGCTGCTGGCACCCAGCGTCACCCGCCGCCTGATCGCCGGCATGATCGATCGGAGCGCGCCCGTGCCCGCTGCAGCCCCATCACTGGCGGCACTGACCGCGCGGGAGACCGAAACCCTGCGCCTGGTCGCCGAAGGGCTGTCCAACTTGGAGGTTGCTGCACGGCTGCATGTCAGCGAGCACACCGTCAAGACGCACGTCAGCAACATGCTGGCCAAGCTCCATCTGCGGGACCGGGTGCAGGCGGTGATCGCGGCGTACGAGTCAGGTCTGGTCGTGCCGCGACGTCATCCTCACTCTCGCGAGTGA
- a CDS encoding sensor histidine kinase, whose product MVSPAPSNGGTLRDRVRSTVARYPRLWDGAIAVVCLVATVAEPGKITDPRPVVLICASVSALPIVWRRRAPFTVALLCGVGALGLIAAHGEVNWPYGQLVATYTVAAYSRVAARAVIVAATAAGVVFTQQVYDKDPASILYSGGVFATAFALGIGARARRDRIALLEERALRHAEERAAVSAREREGIARDMHDILAHSISLIAVQAEAGPLLVHRDPDRAVRSFETISDTAHDALTQLRCTLGILRAAPNLAGIPALAQRARETGLGVSVTERGEPFAVGPDAAEAAYRVVQESLTNAVRHAGAAAVRVELDWSSDRLRVEITDDGPGVVNVRPGNGLTGMRERVIACDGDFRAGVPPDGTGFVVTATFPSRRSG is encoded by the coding sequence GTGGTCTCCCCGGCTCCGAGCAATGGCGGCACGCTGCGCGACCGCGTACGGTCGACGGTTGCTCGGTACCCGCGGCTCTGGGACGGCGCGATCGCGGTCGTCTGTCTCGTCGCCACGGTCGCTGAGCCGGGTAAGATCACCGACCCGCGGCCGGTCGTGCTGATCTGCGCCTCGGTGTCCGCCCTGCCGATCGTGTGGCGACGGCGGGCACCGTTCACAGTGGCCCTGCTCTGCGGTGTCGGCGCGCTCGGTCTGATAGCGGCGCACGGCGAGGTGAACTGGCCGTACGGTCAGCTCGTCGCCACCTATACGGTCGCGGCGTACAGCCGGGTCGCCGCTCGGGCTGTCATCGTCGCCGCGACCGCCGCCGGGGTGGTCTTCACCCAGCAGGTCTACGACAAGGATCCCGCCTCCATCCTCTACTCCGGTGGCGTGTTCGCCACCGCGTTCGCGCTCGGTATCGGCGCCCGGGCTCGGCGGGACCGGATCGCGCTGCTGGAGGAGCGGGCGCTGCGACACGCCGAGGAACGGGCCGCTGTGTCCGCCCGCGAGCGGGAGGGCATCGCCCGCGACATGCACGACATCCTGGCCCATTCGATCAGCCTGATCGCGGTGCAGGCCGAGGCCGGTCCGCTGCTGGTGCACCGCGATCCCGACCGGGCCGTACGGTCCTTCGAGACGATCTCCGACACCGCGCACGACGCGCTGACCCAGTTGCGCTGCACGCTCGGCATTTTGCGGGCCGCGCCGAACTTGGCAGGTATCCCGGCGTTGGCGCAGCGCGCCCGCGAGACCGGTCTCGGTGTCTCCGTCACCGAGCGCGGCGAGCCGTTCGCGGTCGGACCGGACGCCGCCGAGGCCGCCTACCGAGTGGTGCAGGAGTCGTTGACCAACGCCGTTCGGCACGCCGGGGCGGCCGCGGTGCGGGTCGAGCTTGACTGGTCCTCGGACCGGCTGCGGGTCGAGATCACCGACGACGGCCCCGGCGTCGTCAACGTCCGCCCCGGGAACGGGCTGACCGGCATGCGGGAGCGGGTCATCGCCTGCGACGGCGACTTCCGTGCGGGTGTGCCCCCGGACGGTACCGGCTTCGTCGTCACCGCCACGTTCCCGAGCAGGAGATCGGGATGA
- the der gene encoding ribosome biogenesis GTPase Der, with protein MNAEAVPEELTDPTAPVPVVAVVGRPNVGKSTLVNRIIGRRQAVVEDVPGVTRDRVPYDANWSGRQFTIVDTGGWEPDARDRAAAIAAQAEAAVATADVVLFVVDATVGSTDVDEAAVKMLRRSAKPVLLVANKADNTTVELEATSLWSLGLGQPYPVSALHGRGSGDLLDAVLDALPDPPPVAEPGGPRGPRRVALVGRPNVGKSSLLNRLAREERAVVDSVAGTTVDPVDSIVEIGGEPWQFVDTAGLRKRANRASGTEYYASLRTAGAIEAAEVAVVLLDASETLSEQDQRVLSMVVEAGRALVIAFNKWDLVDADRRYYLEKEIERDLRRIPWAIRVNISARTGRSVERLAPALRTALASWETRIPTGQLNQWITALVQATPHPVRGGRAPRILFATQAGVAPPRFVLFTTGPLDAGYQRFVERKLREEFGFEGTPIEVSVRPRKQVGPGGRGKAHG; from the coding sequence GTGAACGCCGAGGCGGTGCCGGAGGAGTTGACCGACCCGACCGCGCCGGTGCCGGTGGTCGCCGTCGTCGGACGACCCAACGTCGGTAAGTCCACACTGGTCAACCGGATCATCGGTCGTCGGCAGGCGGTCGTGGAGGACGTACCGGGAGTCACCCGGGACCGGGTGCCCTACGACGCCAACTGGTCCGGTCGGCAGTTCACCATCGTCGACACCGGCGGCTGGGAGCCCGACGCGCGGGACCGGGCCGCCGCCATCGCGGCGCAGGCCGAGGCCGCCGTCGCCACCGCCGACGTGGTGCTGTTCGTGGTGGACGCCACGGTCGGCTCGACCGACGTCGACGAGGCCGCCGTCAAGATGCTGCGGCGCAGCGCGAAACCCGTCCTGCTGGTGGCGAACAAGGCGGACAACACCACCGTCGAACTGGAGGCGACCAGCCTGTGGTCGCTCGGCCTCGGCCAGCCGTACCCGGTCTCCGCACTGCACGGGCGCGGCTCCGGTGACCTGCTCGACGCGGTCCTCGACGCGCTGCCCGACCCGCCGCCGGTGGCCGAGCCGGGCGGGCCGCGTGGCCCACGGCGGGTGGCGCTCGTCGGACGACCCAACGTCGGCAAGTCCAGCCTGCTCAACCGGCTCGCCCGGGAGGAACGTGCGGTCGTCGACTCGGTCGCCGGAACGACCGTGGACCCGGTCGACAGCATCGTGGAGATCGGCGGCGAACCGTGGCAGTTCGTCGACACCGCCGGGTTGCGTAAACGCGCGAACCGGGCCAGCGGTACGGAGTACTACGCCAGCCTGCGTACCGCCGGGGCGATCGAGGCCGCCGAGGTGGCCGTCGTCCTGCTCGACGCCAGCGAGACCCTCAGCGAGCAGGACCAGCGGGTGCTGTCCATGGTCGTCGAGGCCGGTCGGGCGTTGGTGATCGCATTCAACAAGTGGGACCTGGTCGACGCCGACCGGCGCTACTACCTCGAGAAGGAGATCGAACGCGACCTGCGTCGCATCCCCTGGGCCATCCGGGTCAACATCTCCGCACGGACCGGTCGCTCCGTGGAGCGGCTGGCCCCGGCGTTGCGGACCGCCCTGGCCAGCTGGGAGACCCGTATTCCGACCGGGCAGCTCAACCAGTGGATCACCGCCCTGGTCCAGGCCACCCCGCACCCGGTACGCGGCGGCCGGGCTCCGCGTATCCTCTTCGCCACTCAGGCAGGAGTCGCCCCGCCCCGGTTCGTCCTGTTCACCACGGGTCCACTCGACGCCGGCTACCAGCGGTTCGTCGAGCGGAAACTGCGCGAGGAGTTCGGTTTCGAGGGCACCCCGATCGAGGTGTCGGTGCGTCCCCGCAAGCAGGTCGGCCCCGGCGGGCGGGGCAAGGCCCACGGCTGA